One Dermatophagoides farinae isolate YC_2012a chromosome 6, ASM2471394v1, whole genome shotgun sequence genomic window carries:
- the LOC124493811 gene encoding protein fem-1 homolog C codes for MEVLIFNVFNAVYQENLPLLKDLIRPLTKAQIKTITSSKLEGTTLLLIAARHGHYQMIKYLIENCYVDIEQVGKVEFDGETVHDTPPLWCAAAAGNIDCVKLLIENGANVNCTTHTNSTPLRAACFDGHFEIVKYLVENGADIEIANKLGHTCLMISCFKRHYNIASYLIEQGCQINRQSVKGNTALHDCAESNSMDIMKLLIKNGAIPKRDCFGLTPLMTACINGNTEIFNYLKSVFNCTIEEETDAYRLLGATFVDKLYNMNEALKYWKQAAILTRKCSKKYLDSLINTDESYKKAYNNSMEFRTKEDLEIIIYDPELMKYQAMMIRERVLSIHHPDTYYFIRIHGESFAESGKYLRCMSMWMYNLEQQQNNSKPLNDITQNSFLSLIELFTLICHKKESDLNACDIYKVLEMAISQVLISCNITTNNVGGGRNSRIQRIIDNKALVKDERFMFDGFLNPLDRQFLIVIHLIDFMCQLKRKMCPEIWLSFQKLMCRFLSCDPRSTNSQSLLHIICILSSENETLSTNEISFFNIFKFIVDLSTNLNVVDIRGNTALHFLLDSDQVNPEMVEYLVDAGAHIDLRNDKGLTPLDLLDDKPLRLKNRCKIQYVTLQCLCAQTIIKNNVVINETIPKEFTKFY; via the exons ATGGAAGttctcattttcaatgttttcaatgcTGTTTATCAAGAAAATTTGCCATTGCTCAAG GATTTGATTCGTCCATTAACGAAAGCCCAAATCAAAACGATTACATCGAGCAAATTGGAAGGTACAACATTGTTATTAATAGCTGCACGACATGGCcattatcaaatgatcaaatatttgattgaaaattgttatgTTGACATTGAACAg gtTGGAAAAGTTGAATTCGATGGCGAAACTGTACATGATACGCCCCCATTATGGTGTGCTGCAGCCGCTGGCAATATTGATTGTgtcaaattattgattgaaaatggtgCAAATGTCAATTGTACGACACATACAAATTCCACGCCGTTAAGAGCTGCATGTTTTGATGGCcattttgaaattgtcaAGTATTTGGTAGAGAATGGTGCCGATATCGAAATAGCAAATAAACTTGGCCATACTTGTTTGATGATATCTTGTTTTAAACGCCATTATAATATAGCCTCatatttgattgaacaaGGCTGTCAGATCAATAGACAAAGTGTAAAag GCAACACAGCATTACATGATTGTGCTGAATCAAATAGTATGGacataatgaaattattgataaaaaatggtGCCATTCCTAAACGTGATTGTTTTGGACTAACACCATTAATGACAGCATGTATTAATGGTAATAcggaaattttcaattatcttAAATCAGTTTTCAATTGTACAATTGAAGAAGAAACCGATGCTTATCGATTATTGGGTGCTACATTTGTGGATAAATTATATAATATGAATGAAGCTCTTAAATATTGGAAACAAGCAGCAATATTGACTAGAAAATGTAgtaaaaaatatttagatAGCCTGATCAATACAGATGAATCATATAAGAAAGcatataataattcaatggaaTTTCGAACTAAAGAAGAtcttgaaattattatatatgatcCAGAGCTAATGAAATATCaagcaatgatgattcgtGAACGTGTATTGAGTATTCATCATCCAGATacttattattttattcgtATTCATGGTGAATCATTTGCTGAATCGGGAAAATATTTACGATGTATGTCAATGTGGATGTATAATCTTGAACAGCAACAGAATAATTCAAAACCTTTAAATGATATTACACAAAATAGTTTTCTATCgttgattgaattattcaCATTGATTTGTCATAAAAAAGAATCTGATTTAAATGCATGTGATATATACAAAGTTTTAGAGATGGCCATCTCACAAGTATTGATTTCGTGCAATATAACAACGAATAATGTTGGCGGTGGCCGTAATAGCCGTATTCAACgtatcattgataataaagcATTAGTTAAAGATGAACGTTTCATGTTCGATGGATTCCTTAATCCATTAGATCGTCAGTTCCTTATTGTTatacatttgattgattttatgtGCCAATTGAAACGGAAAATGTGTCCAGAAATTTGGCTTTCGTTCCAGAAGCTAATGTGTCGTTTTTTATCTTGTGATCCAAGATCAACAAattcacaatcattattacatATTATTTGTATATTATCATcggaaaatgaaacattatcaacaaatgaaatttcatttttcaatatattcaaatttattgtaGATCTAAGTACAAATctaaatgttgttgatatacGTGGCAATACAGCATTACATTTTCTATTGGATAGTGATCAAGTGAATCCAGAAATGGTTGAATATCTAGTGGATGCTGGTGCACATATTGATCTACGTAATGATAAAGGATTAACACCATTGGATCTATTGGATGATAAACCATTAAGATTGAAAAATCGTTGTAAAATTCAATATGTTACATTACAATGTTTATGTGCTCaaacaattatcaaaaataatgttgtaatcaatgaaacaataCCAAAAGAATTTACgaaattttattaa
- the LOC124493600 gene encoding uncharacterized protein LOC124493600 produces the protein MAKGNRTTVNIDQTFLTTKHPFHESSSSSSSSHHPHHNAQNQIITSGKYKNNKRYRFDDIEQSIVAGGVDDLIGEPYSQQQDSTTLMANKLLSVSSLPVRNGINYSSMNGTFRKYQSDLQPVKMTVTKTTTPLQLSTNKQPAIISSSSLNESPQSGKSTTTTLVVPTSTSTSTSHVQMTSGQISNTSTSNQTATTSISLPSVSAQVGQQQRGQNHHGQNYLKNISLAMMMPNNLAGNQQQQQQHKLHNQPQQNKNKQQQQQPLLNSLSMLESSSSTLHQQQQQQQQHQPTVTSQQMLNNNNGSHHFHRHHHQPHNHQMHHHSQHQYYESSPIMLDNDDDDNHIHSKSNPNYNQLSPSSIFCVGNSYRLNGIGELLASLALMCILSLLMAFLALSFIQRSYSISQLSANNVILPNEQPINVYNNNSKQSRFFHTNTNVNTNGNGQFNQKIVANAKEYIKVFQISISLSTLTIALDLCCLFVCCIQFLSIIKLLKTPFGVRRSFEFIKKTSHIRIISIGAFLVSIPIFFTGIILYTFVNFDEIPALITSIIIGIGIIFCGVASVQNVYLWQWEKTKASQEMQQFHQQQQQRNLQQQQQQSSSFVYGNGQINNNNTINNNNTLSSIYQPAELSTLV, from the exons atggcaAAAGGAAATCGTACAACGgttaatattgatcaaacatTTCTGACGACTAAACATCCGTttcatgaatcatcatcatcatcttcgtctagtcatcatcctcatcataatgcacaaaatcaaattatcactTCCGGTAAATATAAGAATAATAAACGATACcgatttgatgatattgaacaATCAATTGTTGCTGGTGGTGTCGATGATCTTATTGGTGAACCGTattcacaacaacaggattcaacaacattgatggcaaataaattattatcggTCAGTTCATTGCCAGTACGAAATGGCATCAACTATAGTAGTATGAATGGAACATTTCGAAAATATCAAAGCGATCTGCAGCCAGTTAAAATGACcgtaacaaaaacaacaacaccactACAATTGTCAACTAATAAGCAACCAgcaataatatcatcatcatcattgaatgaatctcCACAATCCGGTaaatcaacaacgacgacactTGTTGtaccaacatcaacatcaacatcaacatcacatGTTCAAATGACTTCAGGGCAAATTTCGAATACATCAACATCGAATCAGACCGCCACAACATCGATATCATTACCATCGGTATCAGCTCAAgttggacaacaacaacgtggacaaaatcatcatggaCAAAATTAtctaaaaaatatttctttagcaatgatgatgccaaATAACCTGGCTggtaatcaacaacaacaacaacaacataaactTCATAATCAAccacaacaaaataaaaataaacaacaacaacaacaaccattgcTTAATAGTTTATCAATgttggaatcatcatcatcaactttacatcaacagcaacaacaacaacaacagcatcaacCAACGGTAACTAGTCAACAAATgcttaataataataacggaagtcatcattttcatcgccatcatcatcaacctcataatcatcaaatgcatcatcattcacaacatcaatattacgaatcatcaccaataatgttggacaatgatgatgatgataatcatattcATTCGAAATCCAATccaaattataatcaattatcaccatcatcaatattttgtgTTGGAAATTCATATCGTTTGAATGGTATTGGTGAATTATTAGCATCACTAGCACTAATGTGTATACTGTCATTATTAATGGCATTTCTtgcattatcatttattcaaagatcatattcaatttcaCAATTATCAGCAAATAATGTAATACTGCCAAATGAACAGCCGATTaatgtatataataataattcaaaacaatcaagATTCTTTCATACCAACACCAATGTCAATACAAATGGTAATGGacaatttaatcaaaaaattgttgcCAATGCTAAAGAATATATAAAAGTATTTcaaatatcaatatcattaaGCACATTGACCATTGCATTGGatctttgttgtttattcgtATGTTGTATacaatttttatccattattaaattattgaaaacacCGTTTGGAGTTCGAAG gtcatttgaatttattaagAAAACATCACATATACGAATCATTTCGATTGGAGCTTTTCTAGTTTCAATACCAATCTTTTTTACTG gTATAATCCTTTATACGTTTgtcaattttgatgaaataccAGCATTAATAACATCGATTATAATTGGAATTGGAATTATATTCTGTGGTGTTGCTTCAGTTCAAAATGTTTATCTATGGCAG TGGGAAAAAACTAAAGCCAGTCAAGAGATgcaacaatttcatcaacaacaacaacagcgaaatcttcaacaacaacaacaacaatcatcatcatttgtttatgGAAATGGACAgataaacaataacaatacaatcaataataataatacattatcatcaatatatcagCCTGCTGAATTATCGACATTAGTctga